From Hartmannibacter diazotrophicus, a single genomic window includes:
- a CDS encoding molybdopterin-dependent oxidoreductase produces MMRKTIAFRSTVLAAVLAFAPAAMAGSLPAPTGDVILTVTGKIENTNVDGTAQFDRAMLEALPGRHATMETPWTEGKVSFDGPLGRALMEAVGATGDNLNVVALNDYAAEVPMADVLDHDTIFATKMNGEEMSVRDKGPLFLIYPFDKEADLYNEKYFSRSVWQIKSIDVR; encoded by the coding sequence ATGATGCGCAAGACAATCGCCTTCCGTTCGACCGTCCTGGCCGCCGTCCTGGCCTTTGCGCCGGCCGCCATGGCCGGCAGCCTGCCGGCGCCCACGGGCGACGTGATCCTCACCGTGACCGGCAAGATCGAGAACACCAATGTCGACGGCACGGCCCAGTTCGACCGCGCCATGCTGGAGGCCCTGCCCGGCCGACATGCGACGATGGAAACGCCGTGGACGGAAGGCAAGGTGAGCTTCGACGGCCCGCTTGGACGAGCCCTGATGGAGGCCGTCGGCGCGACGGGCGACAATCTCAACGTCGTCGCCCTCAACGACTATGCCGCCGAGGTGCCGATGGCAGACGTCCTCGACCACGACACCATCTTCGCCACCAAGATGAACGGCGAGGAAATGTCGGTCCGCGACAAGGGTCCGCTCTTCCTGATCTATCCGTTCGACAAGGAAGCCGACCTCTATAACGAGAAGTATTTCTCGCGCAGCGTCTGGCAGATCAAGTCGATCGACGTTCGCTGA
- a CDS encoding response regulator, translating to MSVCSRVRSLAFRLDPGIRIAGLLGLASVLIVIGVFALLVTRDRQIAASVREDALWGAYQLDRETVRLAVELRTPRDEFDAKATGLRFDIVYSRLRILKSGKFPRIFGADETFQGLLREVSKGIEEIVPIFDRLIVEKHFQPGERDFLIRHVEALSKATAAIVMHADSSSKALRVDNRQETLSLHWMLAAGVCMLTLAMIGIIVLMARQMTCLRQSRAAIENLNSELKIKADEALAGTRAKSQFLATMSHEIRTPMNGVIGATQLLMDSRLTPEQSDLAWIIRTCGVALLDIINDVLDYSKLEAGRLDIDLSPMDLRASLQHVETIMGPKAADKALGFEMRIDPDVPDRIISDQTRIRQVLLNLVSNAVKFTSKGEVTVTVSRRHDPDGQMRLVFFVADTGMGIEEEARGRLFVEFSQLEASMARRFGGSGLGLAICRRLIELLGGRIGVESVVGSGSLFWFDVPVAEAPAEATAAADALPVAADQISPLSILLAEDNAVNRRVAELTLARLGHRVTFARDGGEAVEAAAQGRFDAILMDMQMPHMDGLEATRRIRALGGEAGCVPIIAMTANASAEDRQACLAAGMDDFTTKPIDQDALVRALMTVRGPAQARAHPVQSCPADGPACETPAALKTASPSDVIARIPIGPADGATEAPASLNPAADLAAREMLEREFGTDILAELTQMFFEDAEELINDLEAAIATGSADALRHAAHTLRGSAANAGLPSVADACDHLRSTGLAAGIEGTTAAMAQLRRTLSLAREKFLPPLRASDAA from the coding sequence ATGTCTGTCTGCTCCAGAGTCAGATCCCTGGCCTTCCGGCTCGACCCGGGCATCCGGATCGCCGGATTGCTCGGTCTGGCAAGTGTTCTTATCGTCATCGGCGTCTTTGCGCTGCTGGTGACACGGGACCGCCAGATCGCCGCAAGCGTGCGCGAGGACGCGCTCTGGGGCGCTTATCAGCTCGACCGCGAGACGGTGCGCCTTGCCGTCGAACTCAGGACGCCACGCGACGAGTTCGATGCCAAGGCCACCGGCCTGCGCTTCGACATCGTCTACAGCCGGCTCAGGATTTTGAAGAGTGGGAAGTTCCCCAGGATCTTCGGGGCCGACGAGACGTTTCAGGGACTGCTCCGCGAGGTCTCCAAGGGCATCGAGGAAATCGTGCCCATTTTCGACCGCCTGATCGTCGAAAAGCACTTCCAACCCGGTGAGCGGGACTTCCTCATCCGGCATGTGGAGGCGTTGTCAAAGGCGACGGCCGCCATCGTCATGCATGCCGATTCGAGCAGCAAGGCGTTACGGGTCGACAATCGCCAGGAGACGTTAAGCCTGCACTGGATGCTCGCGGCCGGCGTCTGCATGCTGACCCTTGCCATGATCGGCATCATCGTTCTGATGGCCCGCCAGATGACCTGCCTCAGGCAGTCTCGCGCCGCAATCGAAAACCTCAACAGCGAACTGAAGATCAAGGCCGACGAGGCGCTCGCCGGAACGCGGGCGAAATCCCAGTTCCTTGCCACCATGAGCCACGAAATCCGCACGCCGATGAACGGCGTCATTGGCGCGACCCAGCTTCTCATGGACTCGCGCCTGACGCCGGAACAGTCCGATCTTGCGTGGATCATCCGGACCTGCGGCGTGGCGCTTCTCGACATCATCAACGACGTTCTCGACTACTCCAAGCTGGAAGCCGGACGGCTCGATATCGATCTCTCGCCGATGGACCTGCGCGCCAGCCTTCAGCATGTCGAAACGATCATGGGCCCGAAGGCGGCGGACAAGGCGCTCGGCTTCGAGATGCGGATCGATCCCGACGTGCCGGACAGGATCATTTCGGACCAGACGCGCATCCGGCAGGTGCTGCTCAATCTCGTCAGCAATGCCGTCAAGTTCACCAGCAAGGGCGAGGTCACGGTCACGGTCAGCCGCAGGCATGATCCGGACGGCCAGATGCGCCTCGTCTTCTTCGTCGCCGACACGGGCATGGGTATCGAGGAGGAGGCCAGAGGCCGCCTTTTCGTGGAATTCAGCCAGCTCGAGGCCTCGATGGCACGGCGCTTCGGCGGCAGCGGCCTCGGCCTTGCCATCTGCCGGCGACTGATCGAACTGCTCGGCGGGCGGATCGGCGTGGAGAGCGTCGTCGGCTCCGGCAGTCTCTTCTGGTTCGACGTGCCGGTCGCGGAGGCTCCCGCCGAAGCGACAGCGGCCGCGGACGCGCTGCCCGTTGCCGCGGACCAGATCTCCCCGCTTTCGATCCTCCTCGCCGAGGACAATGCGGTGAACCGGCGCGTCGCGGAACTCACGCTGGCCCGTCTCGGCCATCGCGTGACATTTGCCCGCGATGGCGGGGAAGCTGTCGAAGCGGCGGCACAAGGCCGGTTCGACGCCATTCTCATGGACATGCAGATGCCGCACATGGACGGGCTGGAGGCCACGCGGCGCATCCGCGCCCTTGGCGGCGAGGCTGGATGCGTGCCGATCATCGCCATGACGGCCAATGCCTCGGCGGAAGACCGGCAGGCCTGCCTTGCCGCGGGAATGGACGACTTCACCACCAAGCCGATCGATCAGGACGCGCTCGTCCGGGCCCTCATGACAGTCCGGGGCCCAGCGCAGGCGCGCGCTCATCCGGTCCAATCGTGCCCTGCGGATGGTCCGGCCTGCGAAACGCCGGCAGCTCTCAAGACGGCATCGCCATCGGATGTCATCGCCCGCATTCCGATCGGCCCGGCAGACGGAGCCACCGAGGCCCCCGCCAGCTTGAACCCAGCAGCCGACCTTGCGGCCCGAGAGATGCTCGAAAGAGAGTTCGGGACCGACATCCTGGCCGAACTGACCCAGATGTTCTTTGAAGATGCCGAGGAGCTCATCAACGATCTGGAGGCGGCCATTGCCACCGGCTCGGCAGACGCGCTGCGGCATGCCGCCCATACGCTGCGTGGCTCGGCTGCCAACGCGGGCCTGCCCAGCGTCGCGGATGCATGCGATCATCTGCGCAGCACCGGCCTTGCGGCCGGGATCGAGGGAACGACGGCGGCGATGGCGCAGTTGCGCCGGACCCTCTCTCTTGCCAGAGAGAAGTTCCTGCCACCGCTCCGGGCATCCGACGCCGCCTGA